The DNA region GGTACTCACATGAAAACAAACATCTTTGTCCAAAAGGCCGTAACCGTCGGGTTGTGCGCTACACTAGGTTTTGGAGCTGTATTAATGACTAATGCACCTGTTGCACAGGCAGCAAGCGCTTCTGTTTCCACAGGGCAACAAATTGTAAATTATGGTAAGAAATTCACAGGAACTCCATATAAATTTGGTGTTTCAACTTCTACTACCAAAAATTTTGACTGCTCTTCTTTTATGAAATACATCTTTAAAAAGTATGGTGTAGACTTGCCGCGTACATCCGTTAAGCAATCCAAGGAAGGCGTAGCAGTGTCCAAAGCAAATCTGCGTGTTGGAGATCTGGTATTCTTCTCCAGCGGTAGTCGCTCCACTGGCTCCAATATTACTCATGTTGGAGTATACGCAGGAAACGGAAAAGTTCTGCACACGTACGGTTCTCCTGGTGTAACGCTTTCCGATTTGAACTCGGGACACTGGAAAAAGACTTATATCAAAGCTCGCCGCGTATTGTAGTTCAAATTCAAAAATGTACCAAAGCGAGTGGGGCCGGATCTATTGATCCGGTCCTTTTATATTTACCCGATAAACTGCCCTCCCCAAACTGGAGGTATGTGGAAAACATGATCCGGTTTTTGGTTTATACTCACTTTTATTCGGTATGCAGCATATAGCCGACTCCACGAACCGTATGAATTAATTTCATGTCCCTCCCCTTATCCACCTTTACCCGCAAATGTTTGATATATACGTCTACCACATTGGTATCCATTGCAAAATCATATCCCCACACTTCTCTTAAAATGACGCTCCGCGCACATGCCTCGTTGACGTGACGGGCAAGAAATTCCAGCAATTCGTATTCTTTCGGAGTAAGCATTAGATATTCACCTGCTCGGCTCACTCGACGTGAACGCAGATTCACTTTTAGATCATGCACTACAATGACTTCTTCATCTTCCTGTGAGACATGTGCAAACACACGTAACAGATTTCGCACTCTGGCCATCAGCACATTACGATTTATTGGCTCTTCCATCACATCGTTAGCGCCATAGTCTAGCCATTCCACAATTAATTCAGGAGAGATCTTGGGAGTTATAACAAGAAGTGGAGAAATCGCGCCAATCTGTACTAACGATTCCAGTCCAGCCTTCACCTGATCTTCCTGATTTTTTTCATTAACTAATATGATCATGCTCAGTTCCGTCAATGGTATTTTGGAACCACGCTTCAATTCAGACCATTCCATTAGTTCAACATGATATCCTTCAGCACAAAATACGTCTTTAATATTTGTAACCTGCTCTCCGCTGCCAACCAGTAACATGGATGTTTTCATTTTTTCACCCGGCCTGTCTCTATACGCTTGCTGCATGGTTTCCTTGCTAACGGTCAATTTCTTCTTGTTATCACGTAGCATCGCAGCAATGTTGTATGTCTATCATGCCGTAAAATGAAAAAGTCCATTCCTCAAAGGAACAGACTCAGAGCATTATGTTTCAACCAAAATATCTGTGAACCAGTGTACGGGCCTCTGCGGTATCTTTTGTTCCATGAACAAGAACCCGCCCATCCTGAAAAATGACCATTCGGTACGTTCCAGTTGTAAAAGAGACCAGAAACGGATTGGCTTCCACTTTGCCATCATCCAGTTTCTCCAGACGAACAGCCGTTTGTTGCAAATCCAGTTTCATTTGGCGTGAAGGGCGGATCTGGACTGTATCCCTGCCACATAACACGTCTGTTTTTTCCAGATTGGAGGCAGACAGGTACGGATATGTAGCTTTTTGACCACATGATGGGCAATCTGCTTTTCTGGCACCGTCAACGTTAATGGATATGTATTCATTCCTCCACACGTCAAATGACAGTAACTTGCGTCTCAAGGCATCTGAATTGCCACTAAGTAACTTCATGGCTTCTGCTGTCTGATTTGCCGTAACCATCTGCACCGCTTGAGGGATAATACCTGACGTATCACAGGTGTCTCCACCTAACGGAACCTCACCTAACAAACAGTTTAAGCACGGGGTTTCTCCTGGCAGAAACGTGTAGGTAATTCCATAACTGCCGACACATCCGCCATAAATCCAGGGAATGCGGTACTTCTGAGACATGTCATTAATTAATAAACGTGTATCAAAATTATCCGTTGCATCCATAATCAAATCTGCACTTTGAACCAATTCTTCCAGTTCATCCACTCTCACGTCCATTACTTTGCCTACAACTTCAACGGTAGAGTTAATGTCAGACAGACGCTTCTCGGCTGCCAACGCTTTGGGCATTCGCTGAATGGCATCTTGTTCTACATATAACTGTTGTCGCTGGAGGTTGCTCCACTCCACATAATCACGATCTGCAATGGTAACGTGGCCAATACCTGAACGTACCAGTGTCTCTGCAATGCCAGTGCCAAGCGCACCTGCACCAACAATTAATACTCTGCTGTTACTCAATCTGTCCTGACCTTCCTTACCGATCGGAGCGTACCGTTCCTGTCTGGAGTAACGGTCTGCCTGCTCGGAGGGTCGTGTCTGATTTGTCATGTATGAACCATTCCTTCCGCCGGACTACTTGCTGCCGCGTAACGCTTAATGGGAATCATGCCTGCCTCATAAGCCATTCTGCCTGCTTCAACCCCCATTCTCATGGCCTTAGCCATCTTCACAGGGTCTCCCGATCCGGAGACAGCCGTATTCAACAATACACCGTCTGCTCCCAATTCCATCGCATGAGCCGCATCTTTGGGTGCTCGAAGCCCTGCATCCACAATGACAGGAACGACGGCTTGTTCAATAATTATCTCCAGATTATAGGGATTAATAATTCCTCTCCCTGCCCCTATGGGTGAAGCCCCAGGCATGACAGCATGTACACCGAGTAGTTGCAATCGCTTGGCCAAAATAACATCATCCGAGATATAAGGCAGTACCGTAAATCCCTTTTCAAGCAATATCTCACATGCTTTATACGTTTCAATCGGGTCAGGAAGCAATGTGATTCCATCGCCGATGACTTCTACTTTTATCATATCACAAAGTCCTGAAGCCCGGGCAAGTTCAGCGATTCGCACTGCCTCCTCTGCCGTTGAAGCACCCGCTGTATTGGGAAGCAGGGTATACCTTTTCAAATCCAGCGTGTCCAGAAAATGTTGTTTGTTTCGATCTTCCAGATTCAAACGCCGAACAGCGAACGTTAACACTTCCGTACCTGCCGCTTCAACCGCCTGGCTCTGCACGTCCAAATCCGAAAATTTGCCTGTACCCAGAAGTAGTCTAGATCCGAACGTATAATTCCCAATCTTCAACATAGTTAACCGCCTCCCACAAAATGTACAATTTCAATCCGATCTCCGTCTCTTAATGCCGTCGTCTCATGGTATTCCCTCGTTAAAATTTGCCGATTCAATTCAACCACTACGGTTTTTACTTGCAGATTAAACGAATGGAGCAATTTGTCCACACGATTTAAGCTATCTTCAATTTGCATGGTTTGTCCGTTGACAATGATATTCACTGCAATATCTCCTTTCGATTCATACGATCCGGACTAAGGTCCTGAATTCCCAACGCTTCGGAAGTTTTACCGTAGATTATATCAGCCATTAAGCTGCCCGTAATCGCACTAAGCAGTATGCCATTACGATAATGTCCAAAAGCAGTGAATAACCCGGGAATACTTTCACAAGCCCCTATGTAGGGCAATCCATCCGGAGTCGAAGGTCTAACACCCGCCCATGCCCGGAGAAAATGCGCTTCCTTCATGCCAGGCACCCAGCTTGTCGCAGCTGTAAATAGCTTCTGAATCCCCTGTACCGAGACTTTTGTGTCTGTTCTTCCGGGAAGGCTGGTTGCACCGAGCCACACTTCCCCATTGGCTTTTGGGACAATATATATATCATCTGCATACACCGTTTTGTCAGGTCTGTATCCGATGTGGCGAGGTGAGAAATGCACCGCTGCAATCTCTCCTTTCACAGGCAAAACAGGCAAAATCAGCCCTGCATGTCTCATCAACTCTTCTCCCTGTAACCCTGTTGCAACAATGACGTTCTTCGATGTCATCGTTCCAATGGAAGTTCGGATCCCTTGAACTCCGTTCACATCTATATGCAAACGGACATCCTGTACGCCTTCCATAACCCTTGCACCCATGGCTTGAGCCGCCCTGACATACGCCTGCGTGAGATTAACAGGAAGGATCTCGCTCTCGGAAGGTCTGTAATATGCACCATAGATATCCCTGTTTAACCATGATGCTTCCTGTTGGACAGAGACACGATCCCACCAAAAAGGTTCATCAGAGGAGTTCGAAGATCTGTTATTTTTGTAATTGCTGACCTCACTGTATGAACGAAAGGGAGTAATAAACCCATATTGCTGCAAACCCATCTCCACTCCACTAAGTGAACTGATTCGTTCCTTCTGTTTATGAAGTAATTCTCTGCTCTCCTTCGCGAGCCTCGCCATAACGGCATGAGTGAATCTCTCACTGTCAGCAGCAAGCATCCCGGCAGCTGCACAGGAAGTTCCTCCAGCGATCCGCGAACGCTCAACCAAAAGAACATCATGGCCTCGGGTAGCGAGCTCACATGCAATAGCACAACCGATCACTCCACCGCCTACAATAATGGTTTCAGCATGAAGATTGCCTCGAATTTCCGATCCAATTCTACTCCTTGATACTGCTCTTGGATGATAACCTGAACGTTTCCTTATACTTCTTGCTCCCTCTCTCATGATCTCATCTCCCTGGTTCGGCATACTTCTGTGAATTCGTGATCGCCCGCCGCAATGAAGCTGCTGCCAGTTCCGGGTTGTTGCTTGTCCAAATCGTAGAGATTACCGCAGCCCCTTTGGCGCCAGCAGTTCGGATAGCAGCAATATTCTCCGTTCCAATCCCACCAATCGCGATCACTGGAATTGAAACTTTGGTGCATACCTCAGCCAACGAAGCAAGTCCTCTAGGCTCGCAATTCGGTTTACTGGGTGAGGCGTACACATGCCCGTAAAATAGATAATCCGCCCCACGTTCTTCTGCAACTTTTGCTTCTTCCAGAGAATGAACCGACACCCCTACGCGAAGCCGATCGACTCTCCCCAGCTCCTTATCGTAGCTATGAATAGCAGCTTGGCCCCAATGCACACCACCAAACACCCCATGTTTAGCCAGCTGATCTGAGCCATTCATGATGATTCGGTTAGATGGAACACCCTTTTTTTTCAGGCTTTGGGCCCATTGTATCTGTTGCTCCAGGGTCAGTTTTTTTTCTCGAATGTGGATATAATCGACCCAGCGCCATACATCCGTGGCAGCATGCACAAAAGAGTTCATGTCACCTTTTCCTGGTGAAAGAGCATGCAGTTCGAATGATCCTCTTGTTACATGTTCGTGGAAGATTTCCGTATTGTTCGCCCTCCTCTTGCATATGATTACGCTGAAATAAACAACAAAAAAAGCCACTCCCGCAGGGGAGTGGCCACGAATTTAGTATTCATGGATCAACTGAATGACTGCTGCATACGGTTACTCACTGCATAACAACTACGGAACCCATAATTGTAACAATGTGTATATGCATGTTTCACACTGCAGGCAACATCGCAATAAAATCAACGATAATTGCTCACTTTGTCATTAGCTGAAACGGCCACTTCCCTACGCTGGTATGATCCAGATCAGGTGCAAAGGGTCCGGAATCTAATTCTTCCATCTCAGCCGCATCGTGCGGCCCCCCTAGTGTTCATATGAAGTTGTAGCCTATGTTACCATAGACACCTTTTTTTGTCACCGTACATTTCCATTGATTACGTTGTTCATTCATGCTTAGGGTTGATGTAGTTATAAAAGTAGCTGATCTTGTTCGAGGTTCGAAGATACATACTATTGTTTCTCGGACCAAGCTTCAACATCCCATGTTTTGGTTACCCAGCTTTCATAGAACTCAGGTTCATGTGATACGAGCAACACGGTACCCTTGAATTCTTGCAAGGCGCGTTTTAGCTCTGCTTTGGCTGTCACATCCAAATGGTTGGTCGGCTCATCGAATAAAATCCAGTTGCTTTCACGCATAAGAAGCTTACACAAACGAACTTTTGCCTGTTCTCCACCACTAAGCGCGTTAAGCGGACGGGTGATATGCTCATTTTTCAATCCACATCGTGCGAGATGGCCCCGGACTTCATTCTGTGTCAGATGAGAAAATTCATTCCACACATCTTCGATCGGAGTAATATTACCTGCACGTACTTCTTGTTCGAAATAGGCTGTTTCCAGATAGTCACCCAAGAATGTCTTACCGCTGATTGGCGGGATTTTCCCAAGGATGGTCTTCAGCAGAGTTGATTTACCTACACCGTTACACCCAACAATGGCAATTTTCTCACCACGCTCAATCGTCATCGTCATTTTGGGCAATAATGCATATGAATATCCAATTTCAAAATCAATACCCTCAAAGACGGTTTTGCTGCTCGCCCGGGCATCCTTGAATTTGAATGTGGGTTTGGCTGCTTCGTCTGGACGATCGATCCGTTCAATCTTGCCAAGCTGCTTCTCACGGCTCTTGGCACGACCGGAAGTGGAAGCGCGGGCTTTGTTCCGCTGAATGAAATCTTCCTGCTTCTTGATAAATTCCTGCTGTTTCTCATAAGCATCAATATGCTGCGCCTTATTCATGTCGGCCATTTCAAGGAATTTGTTATAGTTCGCTGCATAACGCGTCAACTTGGCAAATTCCAGATGATATATAACGTTAACGACCTCATTCATAAACTCCGTATCATGCGAAATCAGAATAAACGCATACGGGTAATCCTTCAGGTAACGCGTCAGCCATTCAATGTGTTCCACATCGAGATAGTTCGTTGGCTCATCCAGCAGAAGAGCCGTTGGTTTCTCCAGTAAGAGCTTGGCAAGCAATACCTTCGTACGTTGACCACCACTAAGCGCGGCCACGTCACGATCCAGACCGATAGCGGACAAGCCAAGTCCATTCGCCATCTCTTCCACTTTCACATCAATCAGATAAAAATCACCTTGCTCTAATTGTTCCTGAATGTCACCCATTTCTTCCAGCAACAATTCAAGCTTGTCCGGATCGGCGTCTGCCATCTGATCCGTGATGGACATCATTTCTTTTTCCAACTCAAGCAAGGGCAGGAACGCCTCTTTGAGCACATCACGAATCGTTTTTCCAGGCGTGAGCTTGGTATGCTGATCCAGATATCCATAGCGAACTTTTGGGGTCCATTCAACCTTCCCTTCGTCCTTTAACAATTTCCCGGTAAGGATGTTCATCAATGTGGACTTGCCCACACCATTTGCACCAACAAGGCCTACACGCTCTCCGGCGAGTAAACGAAAAGAAACATTTTTAAATAACGTGCGGTCGCCAAAATTGTGACTCACGTTCTCAACTGACAATAAACTCATAAGATGAGGTTGCTCCTATCTATTTGGACATTACTATCGTTCCGAAACCTTATTTTATCACAGGTATCGCCTTTTCTGAAAGTAATGTAAACATCTCATGCAACCTCACTTTCATATTACAAACAAACTGCCCTAATTTATGGAACACTTATACTCAAAATAGCCTTGAGCTGCTGCTTGTTTCGCATCTGTAAACACTTCTCCGGCCCTGTAACCATTGCGGCATGTGGAGGGATAATAATATTTGATTCCACTTGCCGGATCAACTCCGCCAATAATTGCTGTTTTCTTCACCAGTCTGCCACCACCGATGGCATAATTGTTAATCTTTTCATTCCCTACAGGTACCCCCTGAATAAAGGCCATAAGTCCTGTATCACTAATTGTATTGTACCAATCCTCTTGAGAAATCAAAGGCATGGTGAAGGTGTAGGAAACACCATTCCTTCTTGCAAACTCATTATGCCTGTTGATAACCTCAGCCAAATCTTCCTGCACACTTGTTACGATCCGGCTTCGTCTGACCTGTTCAAAGAGCTCGGCATCTTGAAGAAGAGGGATTTGCGTGCTGGAGGCCAGTTCTTTTTGGAAGCCTTCTACCCATTTGCCCAAGCTTGCATCATAGGCATACACATACCCATCGAGCGTGAAGTTAATACTGCTGCCATTTGAATCAGAATATGTATAAGGTTTCTTGGGGCTCCACACGTGCCGGAATGAATCTTCAAGGTTTCCTGTCATTTCAGTTTCTTTCGCCAAAATATAATAACCGTCATAATCCAGCAGAACTATTGCAGGTAAGTAATTAAACATGGCCTTTATCGCAGCAGGATCATCCTGAATCCCCATATTAAGCGCCATTGTTTGGGTAAACGTAAGTAATGCAAGCTCTTTGTCCGCTTTCACGAACTTGGTTGAATCATACCCCGCTTCATCGTTTTGCTTCTCATTCTGATGCATCACAGCCCCTGCATCCATTACAGCAGTCTGAAGTGCCGCCCTGTAACGATTGCTTAAATATTGAGCCTCTTGGGCATTGTCGGTATTGTGAGATATAACCCAGAAAATAGGTAAAAAGATAAGCACAAACACAATGGAAAGATCAGTAATCTTCATTTAGAACCATACCTCCATATGTGGTAAATACGGCTGCTGCCTGCGCAGACCCGTTTAACCACTCACGAATCAGCATGGCAGGTGTACGATTTGTATTTTTGACGGTCACTGTGAAAAAATCCCCCATAACCAAAGTATATCTGCGCCCAGGATCATCTGAAGCCAGTACACTGGACGATGGAAATAGCTTGGCTTTAATCTGAGCTGAATAATAGCCGTCCTGTACAGTCTCATAAGTTCCAGAGAATGTACTCTGATCCAGCGGGTCTGAATAATGGGGTACATACTTTTTGTGTAGGTGTTCCATGGCAATTTCATAGGAATTACCCGTTCGGGCCATCTGTTCTTCGAACTCTGCATACATGTCAGGGGAAATATACCCCTTTGTTCTGACTGCATCAACAAAACGGGTAACCGTCTGTACAACGGTCATGCGTGCCATGTCATCCTGCCGATCAGCTGACTCTGCTGCCGGATATACATACAGCAATACGACTGCCAGAAGAACGGCAAGCAGCTTGGATGCGGCATTAATCAAGGTATGCTGGCCTCCTTCCAAAACGCAATCTTTAGCACTTCGCCAGTATCACTTCTAATGAACTCCGGTCTGTACGATGCAACAAGTTGGACAGGGATAGTCACTGTTCTATTTAAAAGGGGATCCATAACATAGGCTGTCCCGTCTACCTCCACTCTGATCGTTGTCCCTGTCATCTGTCTTACCGTATGTAAGACTTCAGCACCGCTGTAGTGTTCTGGCTGGCTTATGTGCAAAGTTGTATTTAGTCGTCCTTCCATGTTTGCAGTGGTCTGCACCATGTGGTTCAAACCGTCTGACAAAACCTTCACATTTTGTTGCCCGTACAGGCAGGCTGTCACAAACAGGACAACCGCCGTACAAAACAACATGAGCTGCTGTGTATTCTGGGACATCATCAACCAACTCCTGTCAGGATTGCTGGAAAATAAGCCCTCTTACTACATTAGATCTGTCTTTTACAATAATTGCTTTGAATTTACCGCTTGGATTGACATACTGATTATCTTTTTCACTCATAGTCTGGTTGATAACGCCCACTTTCTCGTCAGGTTTAATAACAGAGCCATAATCCGCATTATTGAGATCCTGGGAAATGTTTAACTGATTACCATACCATTGGCCTCCTTTATTTTTACCTGTAATAACTTGAATCCCGAATTGATCCTTGTCCGCATATTTACGCAACGCGTTCGTAACCTGTGATCCGCTAATGGTAGTTCCGTCATACACCGTAAATGCAGCTTGGGACAACTCGGTCTGGATATCCGCAAAATTGTTTTGTGCCGTTTTGGTCGCCTCCTGAGCCGAAATAAACAACAAAACCACAATTGTAATAAGGGCGATGGTCAGAAAGATGCCTGCTGCCACCTTTAAAGCGCTTGATGCATTGTTCATGATAAATCCTCCTAAATTTATTGTTATTTATTTCAGACTGCGACGTACTTAGTCGTTACAGTTTCTGAATCTGTTCATAATAAATGTTCATTTGCAGGAAACTCATGCCTACCAGCGGAATGACCAGATAGAGGAAGATCAGGGCATACATCGGTGTAAACCCGATCATTCTTCCCCATGATGCTTTAACATCTATCATCTTGGTATATTCCTGTTTGCGTTGTTCAAAATAAAAGGCCATCATGCTATCCAGATCGTCAAAAGCTTCCCGAATCGAAATTTTCCCAAGTGCAAGTTGCAGTTTATCAACCAGACGCTGAAATTCAGGCAGACCCGCCTCTTCTTTCAATTGTTCAAGTGCTTGCTCCGGCCCATGCTCAAAGTGCAACAAACATTTTTGAAGTGGCCTTTTGAAAATGACTGCAAATCGATTGAGCCATTCTAATATTTCCTCGACAGACATACGGTCCATTTCCCGCAAGATTGATATAACGGTCTGAAATTGATAAATTTCATGCCTCATGTCCATGCTGCGCATTTTGCGCTGGAACATCATAAGCCAGATCGGCATGTGATAACCCGCTAAACCCGTTATGACTGCAATCATCAGCTCCCACCAGTGGAGGTATTGTTTGTTGTATACCTCCAGCTTCTGCATGATGCGCGCGATGGTTTCAGCCTGTGTATCATGATCCAGCTGTATGGGGTTCAGGGCCTGCAAAGCATTCGATATTTCATCATAGGTTGCTCCCCGCCTCATTTCGATGCTCTCAAGCACGGCTTGATCCAAGCTTGTCTTTTCTCTAGCCTGCTTCAATTCCACCTCTCCCATCGCGCCAAACATCCGGTCATCTCTCACAGGATCATGCAAGACGTGATTTCGTTCAATCTGATGCAGCAGCAAGACACAGCCAATAGTCAGGACAAAACAACTTGCAAATAACATTAATCTGCGTATAGCCAGCCATTCGTATTTTAGTTCTGAGCTGCTTTCCCGCATCAGCCTTATCGTTTGACTGTAGTTGGTACTGCCAGGTTTAGGCGCGAACAACATTGAAACTTTACGAATGAATGTCTGCCTGTACAGAAACTGATCGATTCTGGAGTGTTTGCGTCCTGTCCGATAGCGGGTTTCATCATATTGCTGTAGTCTTTGCAAAAGCAAGTAGGCAAGTATAATAATGATGTAGATCGATATTTTGGTTACAAATCCGATTTTGCTGCGATAAAATTCATCCATTGTCGGAAAACTTCCTCTGGCCCAGCGTTCAATTGGAGCTGTGAACAGAACGGGAGCCAGTGCAATGATGTTCAGTCCTTTTAAGAGATAGTCCAGTTTGTCCCGCCGCAAAATCTCCAGATGAATTTCCTGCGTCAGATTCCCAAGACCTTTCAAGTAGATTGAACCCTGTGCCCTGTCTTTGTCCCCAAACTCCATCACCATATATGAAATGCCGGCAAACCCCTTGAGAAAACGATTCGGTGCAATCTCATAGTATCGTTCCAATGCTTCGTTCGGATCTGGTGAAGTCAATGCCTCATAGATCAAAAGTACTTGCTCTGCAGCTTCTCCTTTACCTGCTTCAGCTGCTTCATACAGTGCTTCTTCTACCATTCCATGCTGGTGATAACGATGTCTCACGTCGGCAAACAGGTCCAGCATCTGCACCAACAATCGCTTCTCTATACGATTCAGACACATATCCAGTACAAGACTGTTCAGAACTACAGCGCAAAGTACCGACAATACCACAAAGGCGATACCTGGTTGCATAAGAAACAGAATTACACTGATGCTTCCGTATCCTCCGAAAATAATGAGAACCACGCTCATGGTCATTCGTCTTAATGCTGGTTCGTCGCCAACATGCCGGAATGAGATTCGTTTCTTCACTTGTAAAATATAAGCAGAGAGCAGCGGCACTTTCATGCCCCATCGATAGGACTGTAACAGGAATGTTCCCCACTGCAGCGTACGATTTCCGTTCAACGTAGCAATCCCTACAGATTTACTTGCAGTGTCACCTCCTCTATGACGCAGCAGATTCAATACAAGTAGCGTGATCACCAGTCCACCTGCACATATCCCCAGCACCAAAAGAAGAACCAGCTTAACGGTCATAGGTATCACTCCAATATTGCTTGATGAACTGTTCGAACAGTGCAGCGTCGTGTAGTGTCATCTGATCTCGCATATCCGCAATACTCCCTAATGAGATCGGAGCTGTGACGACGTAATTGCCGTCCC from Paenibacillus sp. JNUCC-31 includes:
- a CDS encoding C40 family peptidase, whose product is MKTNIFVQKAVTVGLCATLGFGAVLMTNAPVAQAASASVSTGQQIVNYGKKFTGTPYKFGVSTSTTKNFDCSSFMKYIFKKYGVDLPRTSVKQSKEGVAVSKANLRVGDLVFFSSGSRSTGSNITHVGVYAGNGKVLHTYGSPGVTLSDLNSGHWKKTYIKARRVL
- a CDS encoding winged helix-turn-helix domain-containing protein, giving the protein MLRDNKKKLTVSKETMQQAYRDRPGEKMKTSMLLVGSGEQVTNIKDVFCAEGYHVELMEWSELKRGSKIPLTELSMIILVNEKNQEDQVKAGLESLVQIGAISPLLVITPKISPELIVEWLDYGANDVMEEPINRNVLMARVRNLLRVFAHVSQEDEEVIVVHDLKVNLRSRRVSRAGEYLMLTPKEYELLEFLARHVNEACARSVILREVWGYDFAMDTNVVDVYIKHLRVKVDKGRDMKLIHTVRGVGYMLHTE
- a CDS encoding MoeB/ThiF family adenylyltransferase — protein: MTNQTRPSEQADRYSRQERYAPIGKEGQDRLSNSRVLIVGAGALGTGIAETLVRSGIGHVTIADRDYVEWSNLQRQQLYVEQDAIQRMPKALAAEKRLSDINSTVEVVGKVMDVRVDELEELVQSADLIMDATDNFDTRLLINDMSQKYRIPWIYGGCVGSYGITYTFLPGETPCLNCLLGEVPLGGDTCDTSGIIPQAVQMVTANQTAEAMKLLSGNSDALRRKLLSFDVWRNEYISINVDGARKADCPSCGQKATYPYLSASNLEKTDVLCGRDTVQIRPSRQMKLDLQQTAVRLEKLDDGKVEANPFLVSFTTGTYRMVIFQDGRVLVHGTKDTAEARTLVHRYFG
- a CDS encoding thiazole synthase, which encodes MLKIGNYTFGSRLLLGTGKFSDLDVQSQAVEAAGTEVLTFAVRRLNLEDRNKQHFLDTLDLKRYTLLPNTAGASTAEEAVRIAELARASGLCDMIKVEVIGDGITLLPDPIETYKACEILLEKGFTVLPYISDDVILAKRLQLLGVHAVMPGASPIGAGRGIINPYNLEIIIEQAVVPVIVDAGLRAPKDAAHAMELGADGVLLNTAVSGSGDPVKMAKAMRMGVEAGRMAYEAGMIPIKRYAAASSPAEGMVHT
- the thiS gene encoding sulfur carrier protein ThiS; the encoded protein is MNIIVNGQTMQIEDSLNRVDKLLHSFNLQVKTVVVELNRQILTREYHETTALRDGDRIEIVHFVGGG
- the thiO gene encoding glycine oxidase ThiO gives rise to the protein MREGARSIRKRSGYHPRAVSRSRIGSEIRGNLHAETIIVGGGVIGCAIACELATRGHDVLLVERSRIAGGTSCAAAGMLAADSERFTHAVMARLAKESRELLHKQKERISSLSGVEMGLQQYGFITPFRSYSEVSNYKNNRSSNSSDEPFWWDRVSVQQEASWLNRDIYGAYYRPSESEILPVNLTQAYVRAAQAMGARVMEGVQDVRLHIDVNGVQGIRTSIGTMTSKNVIVATGLQGEELMRHAGLILPVLPVKGEIAAVHFSPRHIGYRPDKTVYADDIYIVPKANGEVWLGATSLPGRTDTKVSVQGIQKLFTAATSWVPGMKEAHFLRAWAGVRPSTPDGLPYIGACESIPGLFTAFGHYRNGILLSAITGSLMADIIYGKTSEALGIQDLSPDRMNRKEILQ
- a CDS encoding thiamine phosphate synthase translates to MNSFVHAATDVWRWVDYIHIREKKLTLEQQIQWAQSLKKKGVPSNRIIMNGSDQLAKHGVFGGVHWGQAAIHSYDKELGRVDRLRVGVSVHSLEEAKVAEERGADYLFYGHVYASPSKPNCEPRGLASLAEVCTKVSIPVIAIGGIGTENIAAIRTAGAKGAAVISTIWTSNNPELAAASLRRAITNSQKYAEPGR
- a CDS encoding ABC-F family ATP-binding cassette domain-containing protein, which produces MSLLSVENVSHNFGDRTLFKNVSFRLLAGERVGLVGANGVGKSTLMNILTGKLLKDEGKVEWTPKVRYGYLDQHTKLTPGKTIRDVLKEAFLPLLELEKEMMSITDQMADADPDKLELLLEEMGDIQEQLEQGDFYLIDVKVEEMANGLGLSAIGLDRDVAALSGGQRTKVLLAKLLLEKPTALLLDEPTNYLDVEHIEWLTRYLKDYPYAFILISHDTEFMNEVVNVIYHLEFAKLTRYAANYNKFLEMADMNKAQHIDAYEKQQEFIKKQEDFIQRNKARASTSGRAKSREKQLGKIERIDRPDEAAKPTFKFKDARASSKTVFEGIDFEIGYSYALLPKMTMTIERGEKIAIVGCNGVGKSTLLKTILGKIPPISGKTFLGDYLETAYFEQEVRAGNITPIEDVWNEFSHLTQNEVRGHLARCGLKNEHITRPLNALSGGEQAKVRLCKLLMRESNWILFDEPTNHLDVTAKAELKRALQEFKGTVLLVSHEPEFYESWVTKTWDVEAWSEKQ